The following proteins are co-located in the Paenibacillus sp. FSL H8-0079 genome:
- the ligA gene encoding NAD-dependent DNA ligase LigA, whose amino-acid sequence MDPMHRMEQLVTELNQHNYQYYTMDQPQISDKEYDLLYDELVTLEQESGMVLPDSPTQRVGGELLKGFTPHRHLSSLWSLDKAQNIEQLRSWNTRVLKLINDYNSKNPDTPLPEPGYVIELKFDGLTLNLTYTNGELVQASTRGNGTVGEGILAQVRTIRSVPLKIPYTSGTIEVQGEGIMNLSVLDRYNETAAEPLKNARNAAAGALRNLNPKATAERRLNAYFYNVGYSDDIQFANHQQMMDFLRENRFKVNPSITYFHEFDDVMEQLAAIQENRGQLDYLIDGAVIKITDMRTREVLGYTDKFPRWAVAYKFEAEETTTVLNAVVWNVGRTGKVTPLARVEPVELAGVTVQNCTLNNVGDIERKNLKFALGTRVFIRRSNDVIPEILGKVTEESDGEEIVFPEQCPACGFPLEQRGAHLFCNNRLACKPQTVARISHFASRDAMDIETFSEKTAIQLYDELNVREPADLYTLQFDDLVKLERFGEKKANNLIAALELSKDRDLASFLYSLGIPNTGKSTTRMLADHYRDLHAIMNATVEELIELPDVGGIVAESIVTFFADPFTQAAIEKMLNLGVKAQAPEAPAVAVVEDSFFSGKTVVLTGTLHQLTREEATQRLELLGAKVTGSVSKKTDLVIAGEKAGSKLTKAHDLGIPTIEDEDELVRLLNPQG is encoded by the coding sequence ATGGACCCAATGCACCGGATGGAGCAACTCGTTACCGAGCTGAATCAGCATAACTATCAGTACTACACGATGGATCAGCCACAGATCAGCGACAAGGAGTATGATCTTCTGTACGACGAACTGGTTACGCTGGAACAGGAAAGCGGCATGGTTCTGCCTGATTCTCCAACGCAGCGTGTGGGTGGCGAACTGCTCAAGGGGTTTACCCCTCATCGCCATTTATCCTCATTATGGAGTCTCGACAAAGCACAGAATATTGAGCAGCTGCGTAGCTGGAACACCCGTGTACTGAAACTGATTAATGACTATAACAGTAAAAATCCCGATACGCCTTTACCGGAACCAGGTTATGTCATTGAGTTGAAGTTTGACGGATTGACGTTGAACCTGACATACACCAACGGTGAGTTGGTGCAAGCCTCTACACGAGGGAACGGTACCGTAGGTGAAGGTATTTTGGCACAGGTAAGAACGATCCGATCCGTTCCGCTCAAAATTCCTTACACAAGCGGTACGATTGAAGTACAGGGTGAAGGCATCATGAATCTGTCTGTCTTGGACCGATACAATGAGACAGCGGCAGAGCCACTCAAGAATGCGCGTAATGCAGCAGCAGGAGCGCTCCGCAACCTGAATCCGAAGGCGACGGCTGAGCGTCGGTTGAATGCTTATTTTTATAATGTAGGTTATTCGGATGACATTCAGTTTGCCAATCATCAGCAGATGATGGATTTCCTGCGTGAGAACCGCTTCAAAGTTAATCCATCGATTACTTATTTCCATGAGTTTGATGATGTGATGGAACAACTGGCCGCGATTCAGGAGAACCGAGGGCAGCTAGACTATCTGATCGATGGAGCTGTTATCAAAATTACGGACATGCGCACCCGCGAAGTGTTGGGTTATACCGATAAGTTCCCTCGCTGGGCGGTGGCATATAAATTCGAGGCTGAAGAGACTACAACGGTTCTTAACGCTGTGGTATGGAATGTGGGTCGTACTGGCAAAGTAACTCCGCTGGCACGCGTAGAACCGGTTGAACTTGCCGGGGTAACGGTACAGAACTGTACTCTGAACAATGTCGGCGATATTGAGCGCAAAAATCTGAAGTTTGCTCTGGGCACACGGGTCTTTATCCGTCGCTCCAACGACGTCATTCCTGAGATTCTGGGTAAAGTGACGGAGGAGAGTGATGGTGAGGAGATCGTCTTCCCTGAGCAGTGTCCTGCATGTGGATTCCCACTGGAGCAACGCGGAGCGCATCTGTTCTGTAACAATAGACTTGCGTGTAAACCACAAACGGTGGCACGTATTTCCCATTTTGCTTCCCGTGATGCTATGGACATCGAGACGTTCAGTGAGAAAACAGCGATTCAGTTGTATGATGAATTGAACGTACGTGAGCCTGCCGATCTGTATACGTTACAGTTTGATGATCTGGTGAAGCTGGAGCGGTTTGGGGAAAAGAAAGCGAACAACCTTATCGCTGCGCTTGAGCTTAGTAAAGATAGAGACTTGGCTTCCTTCTTATACTCACTGGGTATTCCGAACACAGGTAAATCGACAACGCGCATGCTCGCTGATCATTATCGAGATCTGCACGCCATTATGAATGCAACCGTGGAAGAACTGATTGAACTGCCAGATGTTGGTGGTATTGTGGCGGAAAGTATCGTGACCTTCTTTGCAGATCCGTTTACACAGGCTGCGATTGAGAAAATGCTCAACTTGGGCGTGAAAGCTCAGGCACCTGAGGCACCAGCGGTAGCTGTTGTGGAAGATTCCTTCTTCAGTGGCAAAACCGTCGTACTGACTGGAACGTTGCACCAACTGACCAGGGAAGAGGCCACGCAAAGACTGGAATTGCTCGGAGCGAAGGTGACAGGCAGTGTGTCGAAAAAGACAGATCTGGTGATTGCCGGAGAGAAGGCAGGTAGTAAACTAACCAAAGCTCATGATCTCGGTATTCCAACGATTGAGGATGAGGACGAACTTGTACGTCTTTTGAATCCACAGGGTTAG
- the pcrA gene encoding DNA helicase PcrA has translation MQPVNIHDAVARLNTPQRQAVEATDGPLLIMAGAGSGKTRVLTHRIAYLIATRKAPPWGILAITFTNKAAREMQDRVSQLVGGSQGRDIWVSTFHSMCVRILRRDIERIGFTSNFSILDSSDQLSVIRSCMKDQNIDTKKFEPKAVQSMMSTAKNELISPEQYEKQSGDYFEGIVAKVYKMYQKRLRANNSLDFDDLIMQTIQLFKEVPEVLDFYQKKFQYIHVDEYQDTNRAQYMLCRMLADSHHHICVVGDSDQSIYRWRGADISNILNFEKDYPEASTILLEQNYRSTSNILNAANEVIGLNTGRKPKKLWTDKEGGSKIKVYRADSEHDEGYFVTSEISKNVKNGKSYQNHAILYRTNAQSRVIEEILIKSDIPYQIVGGIKFYDRKEIKDILAYLRLLSNPDDDISLTRIINVPKRSIGDTTVAKLAAAAGERGISIFRVLQVVDDLGFAGRTRNALVEFYDMIAALHQMVEYLSVTELTEKILEMSQYRLEMQNENTLESRARLENIEEFLSVTMEFEKNNEDKTLVSFLTDLALIADIDSMNDDEEDQSDAVTLMTMHSAKGLEFPVVFIVGMEEGVFPHSRAFMDNEELEEERRLAYVGITRAEEQLFLSCAQMRTLFGRTTANPPSRFLDEIPDELKEDTSMARDRYRRGSSGGGSYGGRGLGSSGGSNFGGGTKLFDHQSKSGSSATSSTPTSRVTASVTRPTYSTPSSASKPAASSSEAGFKAGDKVQHGKWGTGTIVAVKGTGNDTELQIAFPAPVGVKRLLAGFAPITKVE, from the coding sequence ATGCAACCTGTAAATATACATGATGCCGTTGCACGACTTAACACCCCTCAACGGCAAGCCGTCGAGGCGACGGATGGCCCGCTGCTGATTATGGCCGGAGCGGGCTCCGGCAAGACCCGGGTGCTAACACACCGGATTGCCTACCTCATTGCAACACGGAAAGCACCCCCGTGGGGCATTTTAGCGATTACATTTACGAACAAAGCCGCTCGTGAGATGCAAGACCGGGTATCCCAACTCGTAGGTGGCTCACAAGGCCGCGACATTTGGGTATCCACGTTCCACTCCATGTGCGTGCGAATTCTGCGCCGTGATATTGAACGTATTGGTTTTACCTCCAACTTCAGTATTTTGGACTCATCGGACCAATTATCTGTAATTCGCAGCTGTATGAAAGATCAGAATATCGATACTAAGAAATTTGAGCCCAAAGCAGTTCAATCCATGATGAGCACGGCCAAGAATGAACTGATCAGTCCTGAGCAATATGAGAAGCAGTCTGGAGACTATTTCGAGGGTATTGTGGCGAAGGTATATAAGATGTACCAGAAACGGTTAAGAGCCAACAACTCACTTGATTTCGACGATCTCATTATGCAGACCATTCAACTGTTCAAAGAAGTGCCGGAAGTCCTCGACTTTTACCAAAAGAAATTCCAATACATTCACGTGGACGAGTATCAGGATACGAACCGTGCACAGTACATGCTGTGCCGCATGCTCGCTGACAGTCACCATCACATCTGCGTTGTAGGGGATAGTGACCAGTCGATCTATCGCTGGCGTGGGGCGGATATCAGCAATATCCTGAACTTTGAGAAAGATTACCCTGAAGCAAGTACGATTTTGCTGGAGCAGAACTATCGTTCAACTTCCAATATCCTGAATGCAGCGAATGAAGTGATCGGCCTGAATACAGGGCGTAAACCGAAGAAACTGTGGACGGACAAAGAGGGTGGTTCGAAGATCAAGGTGTACCGTGCGGATTCCGAGCATGATGAGGGGTATTTTGTTACCTCTGAGATTAGTAAAAATGTGAAGAACGGCAAATCCTATCAGAACCATGCCATTTTGTACCGTACCAACGCTCAGTCCCGGGTTATAGAGGAAATTCTGATCAAGTCTGATATTCCGTATCAGATTGTCGGCGGTATCAAGTTCTATGATCGTAAAGAGATCAAGGACATTCTGGCGTACCTTCGACTATTGTCCAACCCCGACGATGATATCAGTCTTACACGGATCATTAATGTACCGAAACGTAGCATCGGGGATACAACAGTAGCGAAGCTGGCGGCTGCGGCAGGAGAGCGTGGAATTTCTATTTTCCGTGTACTTCAGGTCGTAGATGATCTTGGTTTTGCTGGTCGTACGCGGAATGCGCTGGTGGAGTTCTATGACATGATCGCTGCGTTGCATCAGATGGTAGAGTATCTGTCTGTAACTGAATTGACCGAGAAGATTCTTGAGATGAGCCAATACCGTCTTGAGATGCAAAATGAAAACACACTCGAATCCCGTGCACGGCTGGAGAACATTGAAGAGTTCCTGTCGGTAACGATGGAATTTGAGAAAAATAATGAAGACAAAACGCTCGTGTCGTTCCTCACCGATCTTGCATTGATTGCTGACATCGACAGCATGAACGATGATGAAGAGGATCAGAGCGATGCGGTTACCCTGATGACCATGCACAGCGCCAAAGGTCTGGAGTTCCCGGTTGTCTTTATCGTGGGTATGGAAGAAGGGGTCTTCCCGCATAGCCGTGCCTTTATGGACAATGAAGAGCTGGAGGAAGAACGCCGACTTGCTTATGTAGGTATTACTCGTGCAGAAGAGCAACTCTTCCTGTCCTGTGCGCAGATGCGTACCTTGTTTGGACGTACAACAGCGAACCCTCCTTCCCGCTTCCTGGATGAAATTCCGGATGAGCTCAAGGAAGACACCTCGATGGCTCGTGATCGTTACCGACGTGGCAGTAGCGGTGGCGGCTCATATGGTGGACGTGGACTAGGTTCTAGTGGAGGAAGTAACTTTGGTGGTGGCACCAAGCTATTCGATCACCAAAGTAAGAGCGGTTCATCCGCTACCTCATCCACGCCAACTTCGCGTGTGACCGCAAGTGTCACCCGCCCAACATATTCTACGCCATCATCTGCTTCCAAGCCGGCAGCTTCTAGTAGTGAAGCAGGGTTCAAGGCAGGAGACAAAGTGCAGCATGGCAAATGGGGGACAGGCACGATTGTTGCGGTCAAAGGGACAGGTAATGATACCGAACTGCAGATTGCCTTCCCGGCTCCGGTTGGTGTGAAACGTCTGCTTGCCGGCTTTGCCCCTATTACGAAAGTAGAATAA
- a CDS encoding heptaprenylglyceryl phosphate synthase: MIDMIKQWRHVFKLDPDREITDEELDLVCMSGTDAIIVGGSSGITYDNTVDLMSRVRRYELPCVLEVSDLEAVVPGFDGYLIPMVLNATDSKWMIGHHQQAIERYGYLIPWDLLIAEGYIVLNANSTVARLTGADTDLTTGAAVAYAQAAERLLNLPIVYMEYSGTFGDMELVGETHRQLDRAHLIYGGGIDDSEKAAQAAQVADTVVVGNIVYSDLTKALETVLAVKGTI, from the coding sequence TTGATAGACATGATTAAGCAGTGGAGACATGTATTTAAGCTTGACCCGGACCGGGAAATTACGGACGAAGAACTCGATTTGGTCTGCATGTCGGGGACAGATGCAATTATCGTTGGCGGATCTTCCGGAATTACCTATGATAACACGGTAGACCTGATGTCCCGAGTGCGTCGTTATGAATTGCCATGTGTGCTTGAAGTATCCGATCTGGAGGCTGTTGTTCCCGGGTTTGACGGATATTTGATCCCTATGGTCTTGAATGCAACGGACAGCAAATGGATGATTGGGCACCACCAGCAAGCCATAGAGCGTTACGGTTATCTTATCCCTTGGGATCTGCTGATTGCCGAAGGTTATATCGTCCTGAATGCAAACTCTACGGTAGCGCGGTTGACTGGTGCAGATACGGATCTGACGACAGGAGCTGCGGTGGCATACGCCCAGGCTGCGGAGCGTCTGCTCAATCTTCCAATTGTATACATGGAGTACAGCGGAACGTTCGGAGATATGGAGCTTGTTGGTGAGACGCATAGACAATTGGATCGGGCACACCTCATCTACGGCGGCGGAATTGATGATTCAGAGAAAGCCGCGCAAGCTGCCCAGGTGGCAGATACTGTCGTGGTAGGTAACATTGTGTACAGCGATTTAACTAAGGCACTTGAGACGGTGTTGGCTGTAAAAGGAACCATTTAA
- a CDS encoding phosphatidylinositol-specific phospholipase C/glycerophosphodiester phosphodiesterase family protein produces MKRIAAVLILLIVTVGTLFFAYESESEEQRDGFTAYRLIAHAMGSIRDQPYTNAYEAMIANYEKGTRVFEIDFMLTSDRKAVARHEWTANMSKMLGQDEELPEDKQAGALTHDEFMNTPILGMYQPMDADGIIDVLAEYPDMYIVTDTKEQKDEDIQQVLRSLVDAAKEHDPSVLDRVVVQIYNEPMLETVKEVYAFPSIIYTLYATQDTEAQVVDFVQKNDIDAVTMPEYKVNQNFVAKLNSAGSVTYVHTINDTEQVANYEKWGVYGVYSDVLTEQELDEMNTRFAWKP; encoded by the coding sequence ATGAAACGCATTGCCGCCGTGTTAATACTACTGATCGTTACCGTGGGCACACTCTTTTTCGCCTATGAAAGCGAGAGTGAGGAACAACGGGACGGATTTACCGCTTATAGATTAATCGCCCATGCGATGGGCAGCATTCGTGATCAACCATATACCAACGCCTATGAAGCGATGATTGCCAATTACGAGAAAGGCACACGTGTATTTGAGATCGACTTTATGTTAACATCGGATCGCAAAGCCGTAGCCAGACATGAATGGACCGCTAATATGAGCAAAATGCTAGGACAAGACGAAGAGCTTCCGGAGGATAAACAAGCCGGGGCACTGACACATGATGAATTTATGAATACGCCTATTTTAGGCATGTATCAACCCATGGATGCCGATGGCATTATAGATGTACTGGCCGAGTATCCGGATATGTATATCGTAACTGACACCAAGGAACAGAAGGATGAGGATATTCAGCAGGTGTTAAGATCCCTCGTGGATGCAGCCAAAGAACATGACCCATCCGTGCTGGACCGGGTGGTTGTACAGATCTATAACGAACCGATGCTCGAAACGGTGAAAGAAGTCTATGCATTCCCTTCCATTATCTATACGTTATATGCCACACAGGATACAGAAGCTCAGGTTGTTGATTTTGTGCAAAAGAATGATATTGATGCCGTGACTATGCCGGAATATAAAGTAAACCAGAATTTCGTGGCCAAGCTGAATAGTGCAGGCTCAGTCACCTACGTGCATACTATCAATGACACTGAACAGGTGGCTAACTATGAGAAATGGGGCGTGTACGGAGTATACTCAGACGTGCTGACGGAGCAGGAACTGGATGAGATGAATACACGTTTTGCCTGGAAACCGTAA